The Arachis hypogaea cultivar Tifrunner chromosome 14, arahy.Tifrunner.gnm2.J5K5, whole genome shotgun sequence DNA window attagaaccgaaccCATTAAAATGTAATTGGTTCGATTTAGTTCAAATTTGTATTTTTGTGTACAtgtatccgaaccaaaccaaactaatTAAGAAGggattggtttggttcgggtaatTGGGTACTCGATGactttaaaattcattaaaaaaaaactaaatttttatcttaaaatttcaacaagtacaataaacatgtaacattaatagaaataatccaaacatgttaaacaccaaatacattaaaaactaaactcattaaaatccaaacatattaataatgaataatcattgtctaatggaaaagtgatatatattttttaatttttttatttaattaatatatgatcgaaTTCACAGATTTGTTCGGGTTTTGCACCCCTAAAATcgatacccgaaccaatcactaacaaaaaGAATACTTTTCGcagctttttattttttgtattgtgTATAAGTAGTATTCttttaataatgtaaaaatttagtgtatttttattttgtataaatacTATAAATTTGAAgattaactataaaaaaatttatcctaCACAAATCAAAGACGACAATTTATACTGATCCAGAATTTAAATGCACACCACCTAAAATCTGATCCTCAATTTTTTATTCTCATCCAATTTTAAACCTCCAAtttatagtttttaatttttaaaaaaatgtctaaataataataaatatccaTAAAAAAACACATCAATTTCTCATAACTATACATAATCCACCGCTCTAATTCATTACCAAAAATATTAGCCACTTTTCGCAACCTACAAATTACAAGTGTACACTGCACAGGTCCAAGTGCTTTTCGCACCATGTGGAAAACCTGTGCACGATATACGAAAAATTTACACCATGCAGGCAGCATTTCACTTATTTCACTTTCATATATATTAAAGTTTTAcatattaacaaaatttattatttttttggtccATATTTAATCAACAAAAATATAtgttatactaaattttaaattttaataatgtaaaaataaattattaaatattaatcaatattaataaataaaaatttacccCAAACCATGCTAACTAAAAATACCTGTATAATTAAAGATGAAACAAGTTTTGGCTTTTGATTATTAATTCTGCATTGAAAAAATTTATTGGACAAGGTGAGTTTTGCAAATTGCGAGTCCCAATGAAATGCAAAACCAGCTAAGCATTTGAAACTATGTGCTCTGCCGTGAGTGAGAAAACATGTTGCCGCCAAAGGTCTATACATCTTGGCTTTCCAAAGCATAGCAATAATAATAGATGATACCAACGATGTTTTCATCTTTATTTGGTTTCAACTTTCAATTAATGTAAATAACAATAGAATTTAATTATGTGTGTGTTAACAATACATACTATTAATATAAATTCCTAagcattttattataataaatacattcaaaacttaaattttatatttttgagaaaagtattaaattggtctctTATGTTTAAGCGTAAtcatttttttagttttgaaGGTTTAAAGTGtattatttgaatccaaaaaagtttcatttaatttcaatgtaGTCTCACTGTAAGGTCGGAGTTATATAATTAATAGAATATCCTACATGACATGACAGTAGTACAATAATAaggtcgataatctggagaacaagttagatgcacaaaatcaaccgtgaaCAGGGACGGTTTTATGTACAATGGTGTGGGGGCAAGCGCCCCACtacaatttgaattttttttagtagtatatgataataagatttatttgtcccattagattattaaatttgaccccacaataattttttactcaacttttagtacttaatcgtcaatttaaaaattttatattagaaattcattagaatgattaattctcaaatttaaacgaaattagtgtttctttttaaaaatcaactcaaaagaatattatttatcttctttttaaattagctttaatttttgcatagcaactgtattaattgaaagaacttttttaactataaatatcaataagagtcgacttctaattgcgttgggaagtggatttctatataattatttagtaatatatataaaaagagagaaattttgatggtagtgttaagagaaaaattatttaattttttaaaatagaaaatctaaaacaatagaattttaaattatatattattatttaaattactattttagtattgtaatttatatattagatattttaaaggctaatcatattttacaataataaaatataatcataacaataattatgttatatgtacataaaaaatagttatttgtataaaatatatattaaaatataaaatacacattaaaaataagttaaacaatacatatatttatacacatatataatggttaatagataatttaatatttaattttttatatacacatattatttttattataaaaattattatgatgttatataaatttttcccccactaccaaaattttctggatccgtcactgacCGTGAATAtaacaatacatttatttatcatttttcttccaatttaaatgaaatattttctataaaattaaaagagaatgataaataaatgtattgatgcattcaCGGTTTATTTTGTGCCTCTagagcttgtacttattctctaAATTATCGATCTTGTTCTTGTACTGCTATTATATAAgacattttgttatttatttaactttgacctcaccgTGAGACTATATTAAagttaaatgaaaatttattggattcaaataaaatactttaaatcTTAAAGACCAAAACATGATTACGCCAAAATATAagagaccaatttaatactttaccttatattttttatagatttttttaattaataattttaaaatttattccaaaaatatatgttaactaaacttataaaaatattaaacacatACATTACTGTGAGTTACTTATCTTAGTAAAAGTTTGGTTTAATATTTTgtggaaattaaaattttttgtcatAATAATTAGAATTACTTTTGATTTGATGGATATATGAATTATTTAATAGGAATAAGTTTGAAATTACTctttattttggtaaatatttttaatatatttaaatgaactatattttataattataatcatcaataatttttatcaaaatattaaacatattattattattattattattaacgacAGCATGAAGAAAGTGCATAAGAAACTAATAAAGGCTGTCAAATGGGTCAAAGAGTAGTTGAAATTGAAAACTTGAAATTTCATTATTCATTGTCCTACACAAAAACATCTAGAAGCCCAAAAAACACATCTGGAAGCAACAATATCATGCATGCTTTTGTGTGAACCGGGTCGGACTGGACCgattaattcaataaaaaaaaaaacagtgaaccagattttaaattaattgaactaaaattaaaaataattaatttaatataaaaataaaataaaaaaatttattacaaaaaaatttaaaattttatataattatttaataataattaaattataatttattgattatagtttattaaaatttaattatttttaaaatattaataaaaatatatcttttaaattttaattttaaattttgtcgaTCAATCACTGATTTATTGCTGGCAACTATGAACAAAAAGGTGTCAAAATTTGAAACAGACAATAGCATGCAAGTTCTTTAGGCattttttcttcctattttgtAATATTTATCCCCTCAATTTATTTGCAAAATAttctataaacaaaaaaaaaaaattagccagcCAATACATATTATTTGAACACTccccaaaaaatatatattatttgatataTCGTTTTGCAAAATAATTAACCATAAAAATaaccaaatattttataaaagaataatcaaatattttacaTCAAATCAATAAAACGTATTATAGtaatataatcaaattttaataaaagaaaaaacatcAGCACTATTATGCTTTACACTTttagtattaaatttttttatgaactaaatctaattaaattaaataataaaatttaaaataatattaattataattaattttattataataaactaatttaattagattttattaaaaaaaattaaatgtgtagaattatattttacaaaattaaaatttaaatttttaagtgaAAACTCAAGTGGAGTTAACTTTACGTAAAGTTAATAATCAAaagttattagataatttaattaatttgactaaatttttatctaacgataACTATCTGTTGGGAAAATTGTGGGGAGCTTTCGACCACCGGAGAGAATTCGGGGAGAAATCAAGTGAAAGaatataagatgagaagataccaCATccaaactcaaaaccttaaggtgtcaagttaatggatttctcatcttataaactcctcactcttccttactTTCTTTAATGTGAGACTAACTTTAACACTTCTCATACTTGCAACACTAACATTATCAACTTCACGTTAAATTGACTCCAGCTGAATTCTCACCAAATTTGTAATGGTGGAAAATGAGAATTCAATTTTTTACTTTAGCCCTCGTACGTGCTGATGATATACGTATAAATAATGCCAAAATGGATGACGTATGCTGTAACAAAGAAGAAGCAAAAaccaatttttatatcaaatgcaCTGAACACACACTCCCACTCAACACACTGAACTATCCTCTAAACGTTATAAATTGAGGACGAGAAAACGAAAACAGATACACACCCATACATGCATTATCACATACATACAAACTCTCAACCAGAAATCAAAATGTGCTCCTCTGCCCTTCCTAGTTCTTATCACCATCACCGCTTAACATCGCCACCCAAAACAATTTTCCCATTCCCATCCAAAACAACAACCCACTACTACTCACCCAAACCCGACATTATTAACAATCCGACCCGACCCGCGCTGCGACTGAGCATCAGAGCAAATGCTTCTACGTCGTCGTTCGATGCGTTAGCGGTGGCGACGGAGGAAGCGAATGCGAGCTTGTACGAGGTTCTTGGCGTGCCGGAGTGGGTGGCGGTGGCGGAATTGAAGCAGGCGTACAAGAAGCTTGCGAGGAAGTTCCATCCGGACGTGTCGCCACCGGGTCGGGCTGAAGAGTACACAAGGAGGTTTATTCGTGTGCAGCAGGCCTACGAGACTCTCTCTGATCCCACAATGAGAGAGCTCTATGATAGAGATATGGCTATGGCCGTCAAGTTCCCCTTCTCCTCTCGCTTCGGCCACCGCGGCGCCACCAGCTTCCACCGTCAACATCCCCACCCTCACTGTTACACGGTATTTACATtaactattttcaaaatttaagtatAATTCAAGAGTTACGTTACTTGTACATCAAAATCAGTCGCTAAAGTCAATtttcagtataaaatacatattagaatataaatacatattaaaaataaattaaactacacatatatttatacacaattagtgactgatttt harbors:
- the LOC112740993 gene encoding chaperone protein dnaJ 20, chloroplastic translates to MHYHIHTNSQPEIKMCSSALPSSYHHHRLTSPPKTIFPFPSKTTTHYYSPKPDIINNPTRPALRLSIRANASTSSFDALAVATEEANASLYEVLGVPEWVAVAELKQAYKKLARKFHPDVSPPGRAEEYTRRFIRVQQAYETLSDPTMRELYDRDMAMAVKFPFSSRFGHRGATSFHRQHPHPHCYTVMEQRNEWKTRWESQLSGLKRRSKIKSSGVNNSWAAQMRKINNNGFVEEQTPSVLY